AGTCTCCATACATATCAGTAATAGGACTCTTTGTAGTCACTACACATCTATTACCTGCCATCATTCCAGTTCCTACAATAGGCCCTACCCCCAAAATTAATACATTTTCCTCAGACAAAGAATCATGATAAATTGCATCAGACTCATTTAATAACATTACGTTAATCCCAATAGCACCTATATAATTTCGTCTGATTTCTTTTGTAATGGGTCTTTCTCTAATCTTTTGTTTTGTTAAATTTACATAGATGATTTTATTATTCATATCTTAAGTTACCCCACAATCTGATTCAATTGTGCCATCTCTCATACTGATTATCCTACTACCATAATAAGATGCTTCTTCAAAATGAGTAACCTGTACAATTGTCTTTCCCATTTCAACATTAATCCTTTGGAATAAATCCATTATGTCTTTTCCTGATTTAGAATCTAAGTTTCCTATAGGTTCATCTGCTAAAATTAAATCAGGATCCATCAATAAAGCTCTTGCAATAGCAGTCTTCTGTTGTTGTCCCCCTGATAGTTCTCTAGGTGTGTATTTTCTCCTTTTTTCCATACCTATTATGTCTAAAATCTCATCAAGCCTATTGCCATATTCTTTTGGCTTTTTACCATCTATTAAAACCGGGAGTAAAATATTATCTTCTACACTTAAGTTTGGGATTAAGTTATAAAATTGAAATATAAATCCTAATCTTGTTCTTCTAAGTTTACTCTTCACTTTCTCACTTAAAGAATTGTAATTTTGACCAAAAATTTTAATATCTCCAGAACTTGGTGAGTCCAGTCCTCCCATTAAGTATAACAATGTTGACTTACCG
The DNA window shown above is from Tissierellales bacterium and carries:
- a CDS encoding ABC transporter ATP-binding protein, with the protein product MVEKVLEVSRLYKSFTVGKGTLEVLKNLKFEVYNKEFVSIMGPSGCGKSTLLYLMGGLDSPSSGDIKIFGQNYNSLSEKVKSKLRRTRLGFIFQFYNLIPNLSVEDNILLPVLIDGKKPKEYGNRLDEILDIIGMEKRRKYTPRELSGGQQQKTAIARALLMDPDLILADEPIGNLDSKSGKDIMDLFQRINVEMGKTIVQVTHFEEASYYGSRIISMRDGTIESDCGVT